The following proteins are co-located in the Dromiciops gliroides isolate mDroGli1 chromosome 2, mDroGli1.pri, whole genome shotgun sequence genome:
- the LOC122741297 gene encoding RNA polymerase II degradation factor 1-like — protein MVLFRSAAVAEEAAEEEQEPEPQPSRSRQQQQQRQRQRERRRQQRRQQRRQQQQQHQPQLRLQLAPSRPVPSGPLAKPQCPARASLLRARSPLSSRHLLLLPDGRLTPLSTEGMDPRFSACSSLLR, from the coding sequence ATGGTGCTCTTCAGATCCGCGGCGGTCGCGGAGGAGGCAgcggaggaggagcaggagcctGAGCCCCAGCCGAGCCGGagcaggcagcagcagcagcagcggcagcggcagcgggaacggcggcggcagcagcggcggcagcagcggcggcagcagcagcagcagcaccagccgCAGCTACGGTTACAGCTGGCTCCCTCTCGCCCTGTCCCTTCTGGTCCGCTAGCCAAACCCCAGTGTCCGGCTCGTGCCTCGCTCCTCCGCGCTCGTTCGCCCTTGTCTTCTCGGCATCTGCTGCTGCTCCCCGACGGGCGACTGACACCACTTTCCACGGAGGGCATGGACCCACGCTTCTCCGCCTGCTCCTCACTCCTGCGCTGA